A stretch of DNA from Castor canadensis chromosome 2, mCasCan1.hap1v2, whole genome shotgun sequence:
tgtgtgtgtgtgtgtggtgtttgtatggtgtgtgtggtgtgtgtgtgtgtgtttgtggtatggtgtgtggtgtgtgtgtgtgtgtagtgtgtgtggtaCGTAGTatatgtggtgtgtggtgtgtttgtgtggtgtgtgtatgtgtggtgtgtagtgtgtgtggtgtgtgtatgtgtggtgtgtagtgtgtgtggtgtgtgtgtatgtgtggtgtgtagtgtgtgtggtgtgtgtgtatgtgtggtgtgtagtgtgtgtggtgtgtgtatgtgtgtgtgtagtgtgtgtggtgtgtgtatgtgtgtagtgtgtgtggtgtgtggatgtgtagtatatgtggtgtgtgtatgtgtggtgtgtagtatgtgtgtggtgtgtgtatgtgtggtgtgtagtgtgtgtggtgtgtgtggtgtgtagtgtgtgtggtgtgtagtatgtgtggtgtgtgtgtatgtgtggtgtgtagtatgtgtggtatgtgtatgtgtggtgttgtgtgtgtgtgtgtggtgtttgtatggtgtgtgtggtgtgtgtgtgtgtttgtggtatggtgtgtggtgtgtgtatgtatgtggtgcgtttgtatggtgtgtgtgtgtatgtgtgtagtgtgtgtggtaCATAGTatatgtggtgtgtggtgtgtgtgtgtgtggtgtgtagtgtgtgtggtgtgtgtgtgtgtggtgtgtgtgtgtgtgtggtgtgtgtgtgtggtgtgtgtatgtgtggtgtatagtgtgtgtggtgtgtttgtatgtgtggtgtgtagtgtgtgtggtgtgtgtgtgtgtggtgtgtttgtgtggtgtgtatgtgtggtgtatagtgtgtgtggtgtgtttgtatgtgtggtgtgtagtgtgtgtggtgtgtgtatgtgtggtgtgtagtgtgtgtgcgcgtgtgtttGTCTCTGTCCTCTCAGCCCTCTCCCCAACACATGCACACCTGGTTCCTGCTGGTTCTCTGCGCTCAGTCCACATTTGCTCCCAGGTGACACAGGCATACACTCATCATGTGCAAACACAGCCCTTACAGCCCCATATTTGCTCTGTCTGGTTTTCCTTCCCTGTTCTTCtccaataagaaaacaaatacttaTCTTTCAAAATACCCTTTTAACACCTCCTCCTTTAAGAAACTCCTGGTCATTACCTATGGTGGCTCTtgtctccccctctcccctttccACCTGTTGGAATTTTACTCCTCCTTCCAGGCTTATCTCTGCTCCCCTTCCTCCTTGAAGCTGATTCTGACTTCCTTGCTGACCCAGGCCttgctctcctcttcctccttttcatcCTACTCTGACTGGCAGTGTTTATGAGCCTACCTGGTAGGACATTGTCCAACTGTGGTTTTCAAGCTTGATTAACTTTAATGGTTATACATGCTTCCAGATGCTTCACCATTTGTGATTTCATTGGCAGGGGAGGAAGGCTATTTGGGTCTGGAAGACTGAGTTGAAGCCTCTTTGAGCCAAACATGGGGTGACCTAGTGGCTGGAGCCTGGAGGTGGAGTGTTCCCAGGCCTCGCTCAGTTGGTTGCTTTCTGTCTCACAGATCTCAACTACTGTACCCACCACTCCCCATGCAAGAACGGGGCGACATGCTCCAACAGTGGGCAACGGAGCTACACCTGCACCTGTCGCCCAGGCTACACTGGTGTGGACTGTGAGCTGGAACTCAGCGAGTGTGACAGCAACCCTTGTCGCAATGGGGGCAGCTGTAAGGTGAGGCCCAGACCAACACAGAAGAGCAGATGTCTTTAGCCAGGGGGCAGCTAGGCAGCCACCATGGGCAGGCATTGTGGGCTGCAATTCCTATCCCCCTGGCTCTGACTTTGACCCCTTCCTGGTGTCTTTCTAGGACCAGGAGGATGGCTACCACTGCTTGTGTCCCCCGGGCTATTATGGCCTGCACTGCGAACACAGTACCTTGACCTGTGCTGATTCCCCCTGCTTCAATGGGGGCTCCTGCCGGGAGAGAAACCAGGGGGCCAGCTATGCCTGTGAATGTCCCCCCAACTTCACTGGCTCTAACTGTGAGAAGAAAGTGGACAGGTGCACCAGCAACCCATGTGCCAATGGTAAGTCCTGCCACCTTGCCAACCCACTGGACTGGCCCTGGGGCAAGAGAGCCTTCTGGTGAGGGAGGGTAAAGAGAGGATAGAGGCCTGACTGTCACTCTGGGCAGCCCAAGATGGCTCCCTTTTGCTCTGGAGGGTGAAGATCTTGCTTGATTGGCTAGGAGACTTTGGAGGAGGAGCAGGTTAGCAGCAGCCCTTAAGTGAGGAGATGGTGTTCACCCTGCATGACTTCTATTCCTATTCCCATGGCAAAGCCTTGACTTGACTAGGGTGGCCCCTGAGAGAGGGATGTTGGAGGCTCTACATCCTTCTATGAGGGAGGCCAGTGATGTGGTCAGAACCTTGCCCGTGGAGGCCTCCTTTTTACTTCATACACACATGGTGCATAGCATGGCATAAGTCTTCTAGACCGTTCAGCATCTTTTGGGGCACAAAGCATGTTGGTAATCCTTGTGGACTTTGGCCTCCAGGTGAAACAGTCAAGACTGTCAAGACAGTGCCCAGAAGCTCAGAGCTGGAGAGGGGCTGGGAGGGGTGGCATGGGCTCTGCTGTCACTGGACTCTCTGAGCCACAGTTTCTTTATCACTGAATGGGAAAATGTAATACCTGTCCCCTGTCTTTGGTGTGGTGTGAAGATGAAATTGAATGATGACAACTACATTGCCTTGAGCATTTACCAAACACCATCATGTGTTCTTGCTTTCATAAACCTTCCTATCTGAACCTCAGCCATCCCGTGAAGAGGAGACTGGGGCTTAGGGGTAAGGCAAAGTGACAGGTGCTAGGTTCCCTGTCAGAGAGGGTCAGCTGAGAGTCAAGCCCAAGCTTATATGTCTGATTCTAAAGTTCTGCAAGATGCtagtaattttttgttttccagatttcttatgaatgacacttttttttttttttggtggcaccggggtttgaactcagggcctcaacgtTTGCTGGACAGGTGCTTTTACCTCTTGAGCCGCTCCCCCGCcccatttttgtgatagggtgtcctgaactatttgcccaggaatgGCTTTGAAATaggaccctcctgatctctgcctcctgagtagctgagattacaagcgtGAGACATCGGCACCCAGCTtgaatgacatttttttaaaaacattttatttttagtatcatATTGTTGTTGCGTgtgggatacactgtgacatttacaaaagtgcttacagtatatcttagttaaatttacccctccatcatcctcctttactCCCCCTCCCCACTAGTAATTCTGATGCATTGAAGCATAGAATGCGAGGGTCACCCCAAACACGGGTCTCCTGAGTATTTATACAGTTCtctctcatattcttttttttttttaattttttgaggcagtactggggtttgaactcagggcctcctggttgctaggcaggtgctctaccccttgaaccatgcccccagccctgcacTGTTCTCTCTGTAGTGGGCTCTGTCTGTGCTGGTCACCTGCATGGAGGCAGAAGGGCCTGAGCTCACTTTTGGGATGGGGAGCGCCCCACGTCCTGCACCAAGGAATTCCCAGGCTATTGCTGATTTATGTCCTGTGTCCTTACAGGGGGCCAGTGCCTGAACAGAGGTCCAAGCCGCACATGCCGCTGCCGGCCCGGATTCACGGGCACCCACTGTGAACTCCACGTCGGCGGTGACTGTGCCCACAACCCTTGCGCCCATGGCGGCACTTGCCATGACCTGGAGAATGGGCCCGTATGCACCTGCCCTGCTGGCTTCTCTGGCAGGCGCTGCGAGGTGCGGATGCCCAGCGACGCCTGCACCTCGGGGCCCTGCTTCAACGGGGCCACCTGCTACACTGGCCTCTCCCCGGACAACTTCGTCTGCAACTGCCCGTATGGCTTCGTGGGCAGCCGCTGCGAGTTCCCAGTGGGCCTGCCGCCCAGTTTCCCCTGGGTGGCTGTCTCCCTGGGCGTGGGGCTGGTGGTGGGGCTGGTgttactgggcatggtggcagtgGCTGTGCGGCAGCTGCGGCTTCGGCGGCCAGATGATGGCAGCAGGGAAGCCATGAACAACTTGTCGGACTTCCAGAAGGACAACCTGATCCCTGCTGCCCAGCTCAAGAACACAAACCAGAAGAAGGAGCTAGAGGTGGACTGTGGCCTGGACAAGTCCAACTGTGGCAAACAGCAGAACCACACATTGGACTATAACCTAGCCCCAGGGCCCCTGGGACGGGGGACCATGCCTGGAAAGTATCCCCATAGTGACAAGAGCTTAGGGGAGAAGGTGCCTCTGCGGATACACAGGTAAGCAGCACCTGGAAGGACCTGGACATGGACCCTACATGATCTTGCCCAGTCTACTAGGCTGGGTTGGAGGTTGACATCAGGCTCTGAACTGCTTTTAAACAAATtaggtgttttttatttttttttgagataggctcttgctatgcagcccaggctaaccttgaactcatgaccttcctgtctcaacctcctgaatgctgggattacaggcttgaaccaccactTCCAGATATACAAATGGGCCTCTATTACTGACAGCAGCATCCCCCAACAAGGATTTCTGTTAGGGAGGcaagtgtgatggtacacacatgtaatcccacctactcaggggGCTAAGGGAAGAGGattgtaaatttgaggccagcataggcaagaTAGCAAGATccccaactcaaaaaaaaaaaaaaaaagatttctgttaGTTTGCTAGGGAAGACCCTCTCAGTCATTCATTCACAAATGTCAAGTGTCCACAGCGTGTCTCTGTGACTTCCATCTTTCTGTTATATGACTTGCCTCTAGTGGCAATGCTCACTTCTAGGCCCATAACCTTTCTAGTTTGGTTAGGGTCCTGTGGCTCTCCTACAGGTCTGTTCCTAACTGCCCtccacacccccccaaaaaaaaagaggccagCACTGGCACCTCCAGCTCAGGTCTTCTCCATGAACCACCTCTGCACATGCCCTTTGGCTTTCCAGTGTCCAGATTAacatccctgcccccaccctagCTTCTTCctacccctcctccctctctcatgcTCACCTGTCTTGTGTTCCCTCAGTGAAAAGCCAGAGTGTCGAATATCAGCGATATGCTCCCCCAGGGACTCCATGTACCAGTCTGTGTGCTTGATATCAGAAGAGAGGAACGAATGTGTCATTGCCACAGAGGTGAGTGCTGTGCTCACCTTCTCTGCCAGCATGTCCCATCCTGCCTGTTGTGGATAGCAAAGTGGCTTGGTCACTCCTGAAGTCACTCGTGGGCCACTCCTGAAGGATGGGTCAGAAACCTTCCTTGGCAAGCCATGTTCAGTGGCTTTAGGTCCTTGCTGGCCTTGTTGCCACAGAGGGTGTGAAACGGGAGCCAGGTGGTGCACCTGGCCTGTCTCTCCAGCTCTGTGGGTGTCAGGCAAGGCAGCATGGCACTGCTTCCCAGACAACCACCTCATAAGCACAAACtcccatacatgcatgtatgcatgtgtgtgtgtgtgtgtgtgtgtgtgtgtgtgtgttggggcagAAAACCAAGAAGACTGTCCCCTTCCCTGCATTCCTGCCTACCCCATTGGCTTCTCCTGGGGAGTCCAGTGCAGCTCTGGACTGCTTGTGCCCAGGTAACCCATGTCATGCTTCGTTCATGCTCTCCAGGTATAAGGTATGAGCCTCTCCAGAACAGCCCAGCTTCCGCCCAGCAGCTGGACCTTCCTTCTGCATTGTTTACATTGCATCCTGGATGGGACGTCTTTAATATGCACCGTGCTGCtctcaggaggaggagggaatggCATGAACTGGACAGACTGTGAACTTGCCAGGAGATGCACTGCCCAGCACACCTGTGGGAGTCTGGCTGGCATCAGACTGGCAGCTCCTCTAGACGGGGTAACAGAGTTGAGGAGCCAGGGGAATACCAGTTGAGCTGGTTTCCAAGGTGCCACTTGGACCTGCTCTGCCAGCAGTGGACTTCACTGGGCTTCTTCTGGAGCTCTGGCCTGTTTTCCAGGGAGAGTGGCAGTAGCCCTCTGGGGCTCGGAGCTGCTGTGGCCACCACTGGCATCTGTGTTTCCAAAAGTGCCTTTGGCCCAGGCTCCATAGTGACAGCTGGGCCCAaatcagaaaggagaaaggagcagGCAAGGGCTGGGTCGCCTGGGGCAGGAAAGTCACTGGGTACAGCTCTTGGCAGGGATTCCGCTTCAGGTGAGGTGAGCACCTGAGGGGACAGGAGTGCTCTCTGCCTCTAGTTGCTGCGTGTGGGCCTTGCTCGGATGCTGGCCAGCCTCTCCTTGGCTTAGGCCCTCTGGGCATGAGTTGGTAGATCTTACCGGGCTTCCACCATCCTCTGGCCCTGGGTGCCTCTGGGCTCCTGTGAGCAGATGGGCTGAGGGCCTACCCCTTCTGCCAGCCAGGGGGGCCAGGCCTAACTGGGGAACTCAGGGCAGTTATATTGGAGATTCCAGTGAGGGAGAAAGTGGGTGCTGCCACCACCTGGGCCCTTTCCTCCCTCAAACCCATTCCTATGACCTTGAGCCGGGGTCTGCCCATGCCTGCTAAAGTCCCCGGACTACCCTCGAAGCCGATCTTCAGAAATCAATAAtatgagtttttattttgtttgtttttatttgcagtttATTTTGGATTCTAGTATTTCGATAATTTAAGAATCAGAAGCACTGACCTTTCTacattttataacattattttGTATATAATGTGTATTTATAATATGGAACAAGTGTGTACAGGAGTTTATTACTTCTCGGGTCCTGTCTTTGTGATGGCAAATGGgaatttttctctctgctttctccccCCAAAGGCTCCTAACCCCCTTTTCCCAGGGCTGCGGAGCGCGCCACTGGGATCTGCGTCCATGCTTAGGTTCGTCAGGGTGCGTGAAGAATCCTTGTTGCAGTCCAGTACTTGGGGAGCCCAGCCTCAACCATCACATCCCCAGCATAGGTAGCCTGCCTTGCCTGAGGCTGCCTCCCGActtccccctttccctccatTCTTGGGTAATATCCCGCT
This window harbors:
- the Dll4 gene encoding delta-like protein 4, coding for MAAASRSASGWTLLLLVALWQQRAAGSGVFQLQLQEFANEHGVLASGRPCEPGCRTFFRVCLKHFQAVLSPGPCTFGSVSTPVLGTNSFAIRDDSSGGGRNPLQLPFNFTWPGTFSLIIEAWHAPGDDLRPEALPPDALISKMAIQGSLAVGQNWLLDEQTSPLTRLRYSYRVICSDNYYGDSCSRLCKKRNDHFGHYVCQPDGSLSCLPGWTGEYCEQPICLSGCHEQNGYCSKPAECLCRPGWQGRLCNECIPHNGCRHGTCSTPWQCTCDEGWGGLFCDQDLNYCTHHSPCKNGATCSNSGQRSYTCTCRPGYTGVDCELELSECDSNPCRNGGSCKDQEDGYHCLCPPGYYGLHCEHSTLTCADSPCFNGGSCRERNQGASYACECPPNFTGSNCEKKVDRCTSNPCANGGQCLNRGPSRTCRCRPGFTGTHCELHVGGDCAHNPCAHGGTCHDLENGPVCTCPAGFSGRRCEVRMPSDACTSGPCFNGATCYTGLSPDNFVCNCPYGFVGSRCEFPVGLPPSFPWVAVSLGVGLVVGLVLLGMVAVAVRQLRLRRPDDGSREAMNNLSDFQKDNLIPAAQLKNTNQKKELEVDCGLDKSNCGKQQNHTLDYNLAPGPLGRGTMPGKYPHSDKSLGEKVPLRIHSEKPECRISAICSPRDSMYQSVCLISEERNECVIATEV